The following proteins are encoded in a genomic region of Serinus canaria isolate serCan28SL12 chromosome 15, serCan2020, whole genome shotgun sequence:
- the PRR14L gene encoding protein PRR14L isoform X2, with protein sequence MLSSGVESLLDSSASAVIEELYTGLPESTSRDPMAVPGPSLGLVAQSDGSVPVLAHRDGPWTSAIGNCCQKTQDLGDVLQVISHGPAESFPEELLQAGDIAEDEKSRKRHFSKLDCPSDGYQKEDEEAQGAEDHHAECCPLTLGESWSEQEDPHLTEQEAKSLRTYCTEIAGSLRSTEENQANVQVTAETFPKLTEEVQGMKADGTRKFSKAGYRNDRVSTGLPPESNQCPDIDTVMARAGVSETSSLGFLEPLKVMDIGAATDHPQKTSDYSGSEALAAMPLRTGGSGVSILEVREEKIPRQNPVKEFSTSFANCQTCQQDEENYVYDFFKGPVPEQNEPHELFSAESCRTLSTRSSEVLCPVLKSISYLDFGNMPPEGSSAVHRIVSETPQKYLPQNIKHHPLYDHGPGFLENQTFTSVPVEQISVVRKKGLSSAKPDPRVLSAAIGKSYNSESEEAVEGWRKIAVGDNNEICSWPEAQKTANSEQCHSPVFTSVASSPEEFSKEKFKIFPSEGDKLKKDQWQFSVSDPCKNDTKENGLWVETSNIASHETGQRDMCCYSTANKIPPLSNHSCLHLGTKLEKDSPKAQLLQKESESNTASEELAGGLAGAAEADSNDSLSTGNKTNLFYTVNVTLPPVLQKSREPHYNECLPCTNNEVSCRDKAGDNWSRKELIGASRTTAEQVAKVLLHKDKFKSSVNSMTFDNPDTASRVSQMNTKSSAGNMEKLVTGLENEHCHTWLCSNKSIKNQCPAASTSCILSGSTCVDEVFLNSQSLGVEVDKIEENNNLEGVSSSGYNSKEAMIFPKAHTPLARGSLLCENDWGNRGIALHGTNDIPTGETMFCSAYTAEKSAATLARDEVSNKNMEVMEQFDLCKAKGSEIVCDRDEAKEHIGTCVSQSDKTRAVDSPNAPEDNQRNRTSKQLLVRYLNKNTCAHNFGFYNSLLCPWKRELDPREQEEMPLLTADPSECSPSTCDPQPALNNVNAPTQPAGQTEETLCPLGNQFHPCQSESDVPVLGSEQHLESLTNQPNTGFQTIASSVERDKTDPHPSEEVLLKTGGDPPLLDHKCAREARFKGAVQENVMGLDSLIGVKNKDSSGSMDSISDLIEKKTIRLQEHENRCERNNKGALEENFSDNKQQCSQQAHFIPCAKEKTELVFAGNKMQQSLPKIKWLVENQENTISAQFLPISSIKGSLSHKPENRNMLSDKENRESLSINPILNNSHLQLTIEPGKETDAQRGVGPSHFGKFDIQESCAETQADSETVSALNSHNSLPEKEKLCMSPESTQSDNCDSSSAEVFSKDTSMTKILSVTISVKKNSSNIEVPPSGNESASGSLNGAKSSRVCDHSKERLKGEGLCMPAGKNMDMSSAESPPGQEKFKNTDKPENINVLSDTENGESLSINPILNNSCLQLTSKPGKETDDQRGIHASHSEKFDIQGTSSKTQVNSETVSALNSHISLPEKEKLCMSPENAQRDISSTNKKFNKDTSMTKILSVTISVKKNSSNIEVPSSGNESAAGSLNGAKSSRVCDHSKERLKGEGLCTPTKYMDKSSPESPPGQEKFKNTCVQEMIGKEVAPRGRLPKDCSWALLEDSKESGSKIVPLRTENHGKVLEEIPRSKLNTLSKERQNDTKLPNSGGTSVLSETVYDCKAGAVSDTQAAPEVQDDTTPTFSPPLSTLSESCKEPYPNCVACSEACVPYKLNAWSKDNVKEVTEGQDKIPTRAVCKENGALCSVRLDQIEEHQVFIQKKYGKMEVHQLGKAQQGQKLEHQEKAKIILQPSVLHSSELLCSSSAELMTSRNTKFGGASEEMVAVRGSGSKLCSTLQEIKRPKITTDFISSQFLKTQDSEMENLNLNLGYDGIPGAFGTTNKRRGTTNKLRGPLPLKIQPGRTCKKVPTLYQLKSVRKIKTVKSSPVSEIPLEIFPKQENPLLESLYFPCKPLTVEKETAMRFVHMPRQRAKRCSLLSSLKFRKCTKEPALLSKLSAMASKLLAPAKSSRNLEPLPYSSEILPVGDRYSQCRSKNLLEAFSCINRNVHSRWADSWCTKMFSFQPLALYPVETTKILSSDLSHKPPASFLDTSAFPISVHIKLDSSPVTDLRGNTSQHSVHHSPVFRETPAPASKWTLSFLLSQSCSDTTAFQEDSFVNNELPSSHSTTTPRTVAVHPDPGRNTVAGRRGGCSTLGLHTVLALSSPGCYRIWTRRRNLTSHIPTIQRLFISQLAQGLKGARFPRCAPAGLVSSLPYSLGRVLSIWSQHGPAARPSEITPLLPNRCKWQPSVAIDNSCAMLPHSPVQSMGALQTAGHAIHLETSFPPPLPKPHTLPESLPSPPRLSASELHIPALDEADASVPACLRSQDDTELKKTEPEKRPKKVSQIRIRKTVPKPDPNLTPMGLPKPKRSLETIFEEPKEKNGHLISVSQQKRKRILEFQDFTLPRKRKTRGKIKAVGSFTRAKRAALQSAELDVLLSQKLMDLEAFFAEEVEQEQASSI encoded by the exons ATGCTCTCATCTGGGGTGGAGTCTCTCCTTGATTCTTCTGCATCTGCTGTAATAGAGGAGTTGTACACTGGATTGCCAGAGAGCACCTCCAGGGACcccatggcagtgccagggcccAGCCTTGGCTTAGTTGCACAGTCTGATGGGTCAGTACCCGTGTTGGCACACAGGGATGGGCCATGGACTTCTGCCATAGGAAACTGCTGCCAGAAGACACAGGATCTGGGTGATGTGCTCCaggtgatttctcatgggccAGCAGAATCCTTTCCTGAAGAATTACTACAGGCTGGAGACATTGCAGAGgatgaaaaaagcagaaaaagacacTTTAGTAAACTAGACTGTCCTAGTGATGGATACCAGAAAGAAGATGAAGAGGCACAAGGTGCTGAGGACCATCATGCTGAATGTTGTCCTTTGACTCTGGGGGAAAGTTGGTCAGAACAA GAGGACCCTCACCTAACTGAGCAAGAGGCAAAGTCTTTGAGAACCTATTGCACTGAAATTGCAGGATCTCTGAGGAGCACAG aaGAAAACCAAGCAAATGTTCAGGTGACAGCTGAAACTTTTCCAAAGCTCACTGAAGAAGTACAAGGTATGAAGGCTGATGGGACTAGGAAATTTAGTAAAGCAGGATACAGGAATGACAGAGTGAGTACAGGTCTTCCACCTGAGAGCAATCAATGCCCAGACATAGACACAGTCATGGCCAGAGCTGGGGTTTCAGAAACCAGCAGCTTAGGTTTTTTAGAGCCTTTAAAAGTCATGGACATTGGAGCAGCTACAGATCATCCACAAAAAACAAGTGACTATAGTGGGTCAGAAGCCCTTGCTGCCATGCCATTGAGAACAGGGGGGAGTGGTGTATCTATTTTGGAGGTTAGAGAAGAAAAGATACCCAGACAAAATCCTGTTAAAGAATTCAGTACGTCATTTGCTAATTGCCAGACTTGTCAGCAGGatgaagaaaattatgtttatgACTTCTTTAAGGGTCCTGTACCTGAACAAAATGAACCTCATGAGTTGTTCTCAGCAGAAAGCTGTAGAACACTCTCCACACGAAGTTCTGAAGTTTTATGTCCAGTTCTGAAAAGCATCTCTTATCTGGACTTTGGAAATATGCCACCAGAAGGCAGTTCTGCAGTTCACAGAATTGTCAGTGAAACCCCCCAGAAGTACCTTCCCCAAAACATCAAACATCACCCTCTTTATGATCATGGACCTGGGTTTTTGGAAAACCAAACCTTCACATCTGTTCCAGTAGAGCAGATCTCAGTGGTAAGGAAAAAAGGATTATCTAGTGCAAAACCTGATCCTAGGGTATTAAGTGCTGCTATAGGAAAATCATACAACTCTGAATCTGAAGAAGCTGTTGAAGGCTGGAGAAAAATTGCTGTGGGAGATAACAATGAAATTTGTAGCTGGCCTGAAGCTCAAAAGACTGCTAATTCTGAGCAGTGTCATTCTCCAGTTTTTACTTCTGTTGCTTCATCTCCTGAGGAgttctcaaaagaaaaatttaaaatattcccaTCAGAAGGTGATAAGTTGAAAAAGGACCAGTGGCAATTCTCTGTCAGTGACCCGTGCAAGAATGAtacaaaagaaaatggtttgtgGGTGGAAACGAGTAACATTGCTTCCCATGAAACTGGGCAGAGAGACATGTGCTGTTATAGTACTGCCAATAAAATCCCTCCTCTCAGTAACCACAGCTGTCTTCATCTTGGTACCAAGCTAGAAAAAGACTCACCCAAGGCACAACTGCTTCAAAAGGAATCTGAGAGCAATACAGCATCAGAAGAGTTGGCTGGTGGTttagctggagctgcagaagctgaTAGTAATGACAGCTTATCCACAGGGAACAAAACAAATTTGTTTTACACAGTAAATGTAACTCTACCTCCTGTTTTACAAAAATCAAGAGAACCTCATTATAATGAGTGTCTTCCTTGTACTAATAATGAAGTTTCATGCAGGGACAAGGCTGGGGATAATTGGTCTAGAAAAGAATTAATTGGTGCTTCAAGAACAACAGCAGAACAAGTTGCTAAAGTTTTGCTTCATAAAGACAAATTCAAGTCTTCTGTAAATTCCATGACTTTTGATAACCCTGATACAGCAAGCAGAGTATCTCAAATGAATACAAAATCTTCTGCAGGAAATATGGAGAAATTGGTCACTGGTTTAGAAAATGAACATTGTCACACATGGCTTTGTAGTAACAAGAGTATAAAAAACCAGtgtccagctgccagcacttcCTGTATTTTATCAGGGAGTACATGTGTGGATGAAGTTTTCCTGAACAGTCAGTCTTTGGGTGTTGAAGTTGATAAGATtgaagaaaacaataatttggAAGGAGTGTCTTCATCAGGATATAACAGTAAAGAGGCAATGATCTTTCCAAAAGCACACACCCCTTTGGCACGTGGATCTCTTCTTTGTGAAAATGACTGGGGCAACAGAGGTATAGCCCTGCATGGGACAAATGATATTCCCACAGGAGAAACCATGTTTTGCTCAGCATATACTGCAGAGAAGTCTGCTGCTACCTTGGCAAGAGATGAGGTTTCAAATAAGAATATGGAGGTCATGGAACAATTTGACCTTTGTAAAGCAAAGGGCAGTGAAATTGTTTGTGACAGAGATGAGGCAAAAGAACACATTGGCACATGTGTTTCCCAGTCTGATAAAACAAGAGCTGTGGATTCCCCAAATGCTCCTGAAGACAATCAGAGAAATAGGACTAGTAAACAGCTATTAGTCAGATATTTGAACAAAAACACCTGTGCTCATAATTTTGGATTTTACAACTCCCTGTTATGCCCATGGAAGAGAGAACTGGACCCACGTGAGCAGGAAGAAATGCCATTGCTCACAGCTGATCCCTCTGAGTGTAGCCCTTCAACTTGTGATCCACAGCCAGCACTCAACAACGTGAATGCTCCCACACAACCTGCTGGCCAAACAGAAGAGACCCTTTGTCCCTTGGGAAATCAGTTTCATCCATGTCAGAGTGAGTCTGATGTCCCAGTGCTGGGTAGTGAGCAACATTTAGAAAGTttaaccaaccaaccaaacactGGCTTCCAAACCATAGCCAGTTCTGTGGAAAGAGACAAAACTGATCCTCATCCCAGTGAAGAGGTTCTGCTAAAAACAGGTGGTGACCCGCCTCTGTTAGACCATAAATGTGCAAGAGAAGCTAGGTTTAAAGGAGCTGTACAAGAGAATGTAATGGGTTTGGACTCTTTAATTGGTGTCAAAAATAAAGATTCTTCAGGATCCATGGACTCCATTAGTGATCTGATTGAAAAGAAGACAATCAGACTACAAGAACATGAGAACAGATGTGAAAGAAACAATAAAGGAGCTCTTGAAGAAAACTTTTCTGATAACAAACAACAGTGCTCACAGCAGGCTCATTTTATCCCAtgtgcaaaagagaaaacagagctggTGTTTGCAGGAAACAAAATGCAGCAATCTTTGCCAAAGATAAAGTGGTTGGTGGAGAACCAGGAAAATACAATTAGTGCTCAATTTCTGCCCATTTCATCAATTAAAGGGAGTCTTTCACACAAGCCAGAAAATAGGAATATGCTTTCagataaagaaaacagagaaagtcTGAGTATAAATCCTATCCTAAATAACTCTCACCTACAGTTAACTATTGAGCCTGGTAAAGAAACTGATGCTCAAAGGGGCGTTGGTCCATCTCATTTTGGAAAGTTTGACATCCAAGAATCTTGTGCTGAGACTCAGGCAGATTCAGAAACTGTGTCAGCTCTGAACTCTCACAACTCTCTgcctgagaaagaaaaactgtgtaTGTCACCTGAGAGTACACAGAGTGATAACTGTGATTCATCTTCAGCTGAGGTTTTTAGCAAAGATACTTCAATGACAAAAATCCTTTCTGTAACAATTTCTGTTAAGAAAAACTCCAGCAATATTGAGGTTCCACCTTCAGGGAATGAATCAGCATCTGGCTCTCTGAATGGTGCCAAAAGCTCAAGAGTTTGTGACCACAGCAAAGAAAGGCTGAAAGGTGAGGGGCTTTGCATGCCAGCTGGGAAAAACATGGACATGAGCTCAGCAGAAAGTCCTCCTGGTCAAGAGAAATTTAAGAATACAGATAAGccagaaaatataaatgtgcTTTCAGATACAGAAAATGGAGAAAGTCTGAGTATAAATCCTATCTTAAATAACTCTTGCCTACAGTTAACTTCTAAGCCTGGTAAAGAAACTGATGATCAAAGGGGTATTCATGCATCCCATTCTGAAAAGTTTGACATCCAAGGAACTTCTAGTAAGACTCAGGTGAATTCAGAAACTGTGTCAGCTCTAAACTCTCACATCTCTCTgcctgagaaagaaaagctgtgtatGTCACCTGAGAATGCACAAAGAGATATTTCAtctacaaacaaaaaatttaataaagatACTTCAATGACAAAAATTCTTTCTGTAACAATTTCTGTTAAGAAAAACTCCAGCAATATTGAGGTTCCATCTTCAGGGAATGAATCAGCAGCTGGCTCTCTGAATGGTGCCAAAAGCTCAAGAGTTTGTGACCACAGCAAAGAAAGGCTGAAAGGTGAGGGGCTTTGCACACCAACCAAATACATGGACAAGAGCTCACCTGAAAGTCCTCCTGGTCAAGAGAAATTTAAGAATACCTGTGTACAAGAGATGATAGGAAAAGAGGTAGCCCCTAGAGGAAGGCTGCCCAAAGATTGTTCATGGGCCTTGTTGGAAGATTCTAAAGAGTCTGGTAGCAAAATAGTCCCCCTCAGGACTGAGAATCATGGAAAGGTTTTGGAAGAAATCCCAAGATCCAAACTAAATActctttcaaaagaaagacaaaatgatACAAAGCTCCCAAACTCAGGAGGTACCAGTGTACTTTCAGAAACTGTGTATGACTGTAAGGCTGGAGCTGTATCTGACACACAGGCTGCCCCAGAAGTGCAGGATGATACAACGCCCACATTTTCTCCACCTCTGAGCACACTATCAGAGAGCTGCAAAGAACCATACCCAAACTGTGTGGCTTGCAGTGAAGCGTGTGTGCCTTACAAATTAAATGCATGGAGCAAAGATAATGTAAAGGAAGTAACAGAAGGCCAGGACAAAATACCAACTCGTGCAGTTTGCAAGGAAAATGGAGCTTTATGTTCAGTGAGACTTGATCAAATAGAGGAACATCAAGTATTTATACAGAAGAAGTATGGAAAGATGGAAGTACATCAGTTGGGCAAGGCACAACAAGGACAGAAGTTAGAACATcaggagaaagcaaaaatcATACTGCAACCAAGTGTGTTGCACAGTTCTGAACTCTTATGCAGCTCTTCAGCTGAGCTGATGACATCTAGAAATACGAAGTTTGGAGGTGCTTCAGAGGAGATGGTTGCTGTAAGAGGCAGTGGAAGTAAACTATGTAGCACTTTACAAGAAATTAAAAGGCCAAAGATTACCACAGATTTTATTAGTTCACAGTTTTTGAAGACTCAGGATTCAGAAATGGAAAACCTGAACCTTAATTTAGGGTATGATGGGATCCCTGGTGCCTTTGGAACTACAAATAAACGAAGAGGAACTACAAATAAACTAAGAGGACCtcttccattaaaaatacaacCTGGAAGGACATGCAAAAAAGTTCCCACATTGTATCAGCTAAAATCTGTaaggaaaatcaaaacagtTAAAAGTTCACCTGTCTCTGAGATTCCCCTGGAAATATTCCCTAAACAGGAAAACCCACTTCTGGAGTCTTTGTACTTTCCATGTAAACCACTGAcagtggaaaaggaaacagcCATGAGATTTGTGCATATGCCAAGGCAGAGGGCCAAGAGGTGCAGTTTGTTGAGCAGCTTGAAATTTAGAAAATGTACCAAAGAACCAGCATTGTTGAGCAAGTTGTCTGCAATGGCCAGCAAGCTCCTGGCCCCTGCCAAAAGCAGCCGTAATTTAGAACCTCTGCCATATTCTTCTGAAATTCTTCCAGTGGGTGACAGGTACAGCCAATGTAGATCTAAAAATCTCTTGGAAGCCTTTTCTTGCATTAACAGGAACGTACACTCACGCTGGGCTGACAGCTGGTGCACCAAGATGTTCAGCTTTCAGCCTTTGGCACTTTATCCTGTAGAAACTACCAAAATACTTTCTTCAGACTTAAGCCACAAGCCTCCAGCCTCTTTCTTGGACACCTCAGCTTTCCCAATTTCTGTTCACATAAAATTGGACTCCAGTCCTGTGACAGACCTCAGAGGGAATACATCCCAGCACTCTGTACATCACAGCCCAGTTTTCAGAGAAACGCCAGCACCAGCTTCAAAGTGGACtttgtcttttctcctttctcagaGCTGTTCAGATACAACAGCTTTCCAGGAGGATTCCTTTGTAAATAATGAGCTTCCTTCCTCTCACTCCACGACAACCCCCAGGACTGTTGCTGTTCATCCCGACCCTGGAAGAAACACTGTAGCTGGAAGAAGAGGAGGTTGTTCCACGCTTGGCCTTCACACAGTGTTAGCACTTTCTTCCCCTGGATGTTACAGGATTTGGACCAGAAGAAGAAACTTAACCAGCCATATTCCTACCATCCAGAGACTATTTATCTCTCAGTTGGCCCAGGGTTTAAAAGGGGCCAGGTTCCCGAGGTGTGCTCCCGCTGGCCTCGTCTCCTCGCTGCCATACTCCCTGGGCAGGGTGTTGTCCATATGGAGTCAGCACGGTCCCGCTGCCCGTCCTTCCGAAATcactcctctccttcccaaTCGCTGCAAGTGGCAGCCAAGTGTGGCCATCGATAACAG CTGTGCCATGTTACCACACTCACCTGTACAGAGTATGGGAGCACTGCAGACTGCAGGCCATGCAATACA TCTGGAAACGTCATTCCCTCCTCCCTTACCAAAGCCTCACACACTTCCAGAGTCATTGCCATCTCCCCCCAGGCTGTCAGCATCTGAGCTCCACATCCCTGCCCTTGATGAAGCAGATGCTTCTGTTCCAGCCTGTCTGAGATCTCAAGACgacacagaactgaaaaaa ACTGAGCCAGAAAAGAGGCCaaagaaagtctcacagatcCGAATCAGGAAAACTGTTCCTAAGCCAGACCCTAACCTTACTCCAATGGGACTACCCAAACCAAAAAG